In one window of Patescibacteria group bacterium DNA:
- a CDS encoding peptidoglycan amidohydrolase family protein, which produces MNKDYIDDIKNSIESKKYRNYFITRDNDKIDVLKDGRLSCAFFLSSVLFKFRMIKNIHATVRNTIKDMDDFGWKKIDLEDIRRGDVIVWEKKRQDDEKSRFHIGFYIGNKKAISNSWYKKSPWKHSYNYNGKRKILDVFTFFN; this is translated from the coding sequence ATGAATAAGGATTATATAGATGATATAAAAAATAGTATTGAATCCAAAAAGTATAGGAATTATTTTATTACGAGAGATAATGATAAAATTGATGTTTTAAAAGATGGGCGATTATCATGTGCTTTTTTTCTTTCTTCAGTATTATTTAAATTTAGAATGATAAAAAATATTCATGCAACTGTTAGAAATACTATAAAAGATATGGATGATTTTGGTTGGAAAAAAATAGATCTAGAAGATATTAGGAGAGGTGATGTGATAGTATGGGAGAAAAAAAGACAAGATGATGAAAAGTCCCGTTTTCATATAGGTTTTTATATTGGAAATAAAAAAGCAATAAGCAATTCTTGGTATAAAAAATCTCCATGGAAACATTCATATAATTACAATGGGAAAAGGAAGATATTAGATGTATTTACTTTTTTTAACTAA
- a CDS encoding DHH family phosphoesterase gives MSLDIDQQIFESIRNAKSILLTVPDNYSGDCLSGMLGFYNYLISKKNESNIDFILPQKPKKIHNFLPNIENAKFEDRHLRRLVFSVDTTKTKIKEINYTEEGNKLKIFLDSNPFEIDPKDVLVYFANYYDLILVFNSPDLKSIGKTFLNHVDFFQQVPVINIDNEASNERYGQINFIDIGSSCISEQIFNLLYLNKKQISKEIAECLFTGLVLATKGFSNQKVTPRILDIAGKLIEQGADREKIISNIYRTKSISLLKVWGQILSELNYDQNYKIAWSTLELEDTEENKIEIDDLVEEIVSKASQAEVVALFQVLKEDLSRIYIYSNYKHDSIGLVSGLVGNNDFLGNCDLLSFEVRGDVSEVRQKVLDILKVNISKNI, from the coding sequence ATGAGTTTAGATATTGATCAGCAAATTTTTGAGTCAATAAGAAATGCTAAAAGTATTTTGTTAACGGTTCCAGATAATTATTCTGGAGATTGTTTGTCAGGAATGCTTGGTTTTTATAATTATTTGATAAGCAAAAAAAATGAAAGTAATATTGATTTTATTTTACCCCAAAAACCTAAAAAAATACATAACTTTTTGCCAAATATAGAAAATGCAAAGTTTGAAGATAGACATTTAAGAAGATTAGTTTTTTCTGTAGATACCACAAAGACAAAAATAAAAGAAATTAATTATACTGAAGAAGGTAATAAATTAAAGATTTTTTTGGATTCTAATCCATTTGAGATTGATCCAAAAGATGTACTTGTGTATTTTGCAAATTACTATGATTTGATTTTGGTTTTTAATTCTCCAGACTTAAAGTCTATTGGTAAAACATTTTTAAATCACGTAGACTTTTTTCAGCAAGTACCAGTTATAAATATAGATAATGAGGCTTCTAATGAAAGATATGGTCAAATAAATTTTATAGATATTGGTTCAAGCTGTATTTCAGAACAAATATTTAATTTATTGTATTTGAATAAAAAACAAATTAGTAAAGAGATTGCAGAATGTTTATTTACTGGGTTGGTTTTAGCCACAAAGGGTTTTAGTAATCAAAAAGTTACTCCAAGAATATTAGACATAGCAGGGAAGTTGATAGAACAAGGCGCCGATAGAGAAAAAATTATTTCAAATATTTATAGAACAAAATCGATATCTCTTTTGAAAGTTTGGGGTCAAATTTTATCTGAATTGAATTATGACCAGAATTATAAAATAGCTTGGTCTACTTTAGAGCTAGAAGATACAGAAGAAAACAAAATTGAGATTGATGATCTTGTAGAAGAAATAGTATCAAAAGCATCTCAAGCAGAAGTAGTCGCTCTTTTTCAAGTTTTAAAAGAAGATTTATCAAGAATTTATATTTATTCAAATTATAAACATGATTCTATAGGTCTTGTTAGTGGTCTTGTTGGTAATAATGATTTTCTTGGAAATTGTGATTTATTAAGCTTTGAAGTAAGAGGTGATGTAAGTGAAGTAAGGCAAAAGGTATTAGATATTTTGAAAGTAAATATATCAAAAAATATTTAA
- a CDS encoding U32 family peptidase produces the protein MTKLKKPELLIPAGDLEKLETAYLYGADICYMGVKGFSLRTKKSEIDFDEIKQAISIARHYKKKIFLALNSFIYDNEIKQIEKIIKELNIIKPDALIIADPGIINIATRLKNKIPIHLSTQVNTLNSESIKFWKKNGVKRIVLARELSHKQLIQIKKNVSNIELEIFVHGALCVSYSGRCYLSKYLVDKDSNRGECTQPCRWQWQAHETIKSDRVLNFEQIDNTNYILNSKDLCLIEKFPEIFKLNFSSLKVEGRMKSSYYVAIVSMIYKNAIDDYFKSPKIFLKNLKYYKKELKNISHRDYTINFFDGYNDNTMNFKNSGYIKNYTMIGIVEKYDTNKKELYINCRNEIKENSTIEILNWRQGNIEKIKTNKVFDLNKKEFIKSAHNGYYIKISCDKKFEKNSIIRKKIKVISK, from the coding sequence ATGACAAAATTAAAAAAACCAGAACTTTTAATTCCAGCAGGAGACTTGGAAAAATTAGAAACAGCTTATCTTTATGGTGCTGATATTTGCTATATGGGAGTAAAAGGTTTTTCACTTAGAACAAAAAAATCTGAAATAGATTTTGATGAAATAAAACAAGCAATAAGTATTGCAAGGCATTACAAAAAGAAAATTTTTTTAGCTCTCAATTCTTTTATATATGATAATGAGATAAAACAAATTGAAAAAATTATAAAAGAATTAAATATAATAAAACCAGATGCACTTATAATTGCAGATCCCGGAATAATAAATATTGCTACAAGATTGAAAAACAAAATTCCAATTCACTTATCTACTCAGGTAAATACGCTAAATTCTGAAAGTATAAAGTTCTGGAAAAAAAATGGGGTAAAAAGAATAGTTTTGGCTCGAGAATTATCACACAAACAATTAATACAAATTAAAAAAAATGTTTCAAATATAGAGCTTGAAATATTTGTTCATGGTGCACTCTGTGTATCATATTCCGGCAGATGCTATTTGAGTAAATATTTAGTAGACAAAGATTCAAACCGTGGAGAATGTACTCAGCCTTGTAGATGGCAGTGGCAAGCACATGAAACAATAAAGTCAGATAGAGTCCTAAATTTCGAACAAATTGATAATACAAATTATATTCTAAATTCAAAAGACTTATGCTTGATAGAAAAATTTCCAGAAATATTCAAACTCAATTTTTCATCTCTAAAGGTAGAGGGTCGAATGAAAAGTTCATATTATGTAGCAATTGTCTCTATGATTTATAAAAATGCAATTGATGATTATTTCAAATCTCCAAAAATATTTTTAAAAAATTTAAAATATTACAAAAAAGAATTAAAAAATATTTCTCACCGAGACTATACAATAAACTTTTTTGATGGATATAATGATAATACTATGAATTTTAAAAATTCTGGATATATAAAAAATTATACGATGATAGGAATCGTAGAAAAATACGATACAAATAAAAAAGAATTATATATAAATTGTAGAAATGAAATAAAAGAAAATAGTACTATAGAAATACTTAATTGGAGACAAGGAAATATAGAAAAAATAAAAACAAACAAAGTATTTGATTTAAACAAAAAAGAATTTATAAAAAGTGCTCACAATGGATATTATATAAAAATTTCTTGTGACAAAAAATTTGAAAAAAATTCTATAATTCGAAAAAAAATAAAGGTCATCAGTAAATGA
- the rbfA gene encoding 30S ribosome-binding factor RbfA — translation MSIRCEQVSNEIKHLLSEIIIKYVETVDYLITITNVEISPDLKYAKAFITIIPENKSGSALNQLKKSYGLIQKHLKSKIRFYTIPKITFNIDEGDKKRREINDALDSINK, via the coding sequence ATGAGTATAAGATGTGAGCAGGTATCAAATGAAATTAAACATTTATTATCAGAAATAATAATAAAATATGTTGAAACAGTTGATTACCTCATAACCATTACAAATGTAGAAATAAGTCCTGATTTAAAATATGCAAAAGCATTTATTACTATAATTCCTGAAAATAAAAGTGGTAGCGCGCTAAATCAATTAAAAAAAAGTTATGGACTTATACAGAAACACTTAAAATCCAAAATAAGATTTTATACAATACCAAAAATAACTTTTAATATAGACGAGGGCGATAAAAAAAGAAGAGAAATAAATGATGCATTAGATTCAATAAATAAATAA
- a CDS encoding CDP-alcohol phosphatidyltransferase family protein: MNKLDLIIDTINLKSQKVRQKLFLPIIAFLSKIGIKANTISIFKIVPAIFYIFLIQTNPIIAFLIIFFGVVLDFFDGPLARYANTVSDRGKFIDMLSDYIIYACFVFGLIIINSGDVKLLSYNIIIMPILYLLIILNKNENKKTDWIIHPEAKATFHRIIIEISALCYLLFKLPILYFNYILFFANILATIHATFHFFVFIKKNNNHQKC, encoded by the coding sequence ATGAATAAACTGGATTTAATAATAGACACAATAAATCTAAAATCACAAAAAGTCAGGCAAAAACTATTTTTACCTATTATTGCATTTTTATCAAAAATTGGGATAAAAGCCAATACAATAAGTATATTTAAAATCGTTCCTGCAATATTTTATATATTTTTAATACAAACAAATCCAATAATTGCTTTTTTGATAATATTTTTTGGAGTAGTGCTAGATTTTTTTGATGGACCACTCGCAAGATATGCAAATACAGTAAGTGATCGTGGAAAATTTATAGACATGTTGTCTGACTATATAATTTATGCGTGTTTTGTATTTGGTTTGATAATTATAAATTCAGGAGATGTAAAATTATTATCTTATAATATAATAATAATGCCTATATTATATTTACTTATAATATTGAATAAGAATGAAAATAAAAAAACAGATTGGATAATACATCCTGAAGCAAAAGCAACATTTCATAGAATAATCATAGAAATATCTGCTTTATGTTATTTATTATTCAAACTACCGATTTTATATTTTAATTATATATTATTTTTTGCAAATATACTTGCAACTATTCACGCTACATTTCACTTCTTTGTTTTTATAAAAAAAAATAATAATCACCAAAAATGTTGA
- the infB gene encoding translation initiation factor IF-2, translating into MNITELARQLKTTTSELLEILPKIGFDIGAKAIKVDDSLVDKIKYAYKAYQRKLKLIEEEAKITEIKIENKDDKVEVKRNKNIIVSNNIIVRDLADKMELPINKVMTELIKNGVMVSLNSTIDFETASIIAEDLGFSVEKGEEEQKDREMEEKNIKELEALLSKDKSQTKKPPVVVVMGHVDHGKTKLLDTIRKTNVIDNESGNITQHIGAYKVKLDDREITFLDTPGHEAFRAMRSRGTKIADVAIIVIAADEGLKPQTIESIELVQKEGVPFIIAINKIDKPEADLDRVKKELSEINVIPEDWGGKTICVPISAKEGKNIKELLEMINLVADMENLQADSSRKAIGTIIESHIDRNQGPIASVLVQTGTLNLGDEFVAGNTHGKVRAMVDHLGQKIEHATPSTPVQILGFKNAPEVGDVFNADMSQNELKDIRKQNTYQINKTQMSSEKGKCGEESENKSSLNIILKSDFIGSQEAIMEAINKLGNIETKVKIVKTGLGNINDKDIFDADATKSIILGFHIKIDQNAELIAKEKCVEIKNYKIIYKMLEDLEEKIKSMKSEETIREQIGELLILAIFRVMPNGIIIGGKIQKGKITKDSIAKVIRNNNFITTGKIKSLQSGKQNVNEVVEGQECGLEFSGETTIKEGDILEIYNERIIN; encoded by the coding sequence ATGAATATAACAGAATTAGCAAGACAATTAAAAACAACAACCTCTGAACTTTTAGAAATACTACCTAAAATTGGCTTTGATATTGGGGCAAAAGCTATAAAAGTGGACGATTCTTTGGTAGATAAAATAAAATATGCATATAAAGCTTATCAAAGAAAACTAAAACTTATAGAGGAAGAAGCAAAAATAACTGAAATAAAAATAGAAAATAAAGATGATAAAGTAGAGGTTAAACGTAATAAAAATATTATAGTTTCAAATAATATAATAGTAAGAGATTTGGCTGATAAAATGGAACTCCCTATAAATAAGGTAATGACTGAACTTATAAAAAATGGGGTCATGGTATCATTAAACTCCACAATTGATTTTGAAACTGCAAGTATAATAGCTGAAGATTTAGGATTCTCTGTAGAAAAAGGAGAAGAAGAACAAAAAGATAGAGAAATGGAAGAAAAAAATATAAAAGAACTAGAAGCTCTATTATCAAAAGATAAATCTCAAACTAAAAAACCACCAGTTGTAGTGGTTATGGGGCATGTAGATCATGGAAAAACTAAACTATTGGATACAATTAGAAAAACAAATGTTATAGACAATGAATCTGGAAATATTACTCAACACATAGGTGCATACAAAGTAAAATTAGATGATCGTGAAATAACATTTTTAGATACTCCTGGACATGAGGCTTTTCGTGCAATGAGATCTCGTGGTACAAAAATAGCAGATGTAGCAATAATAGTAATTGCCGCAGATGAAGGATTAAAACCACAAACAATAGAATCAATAGAATTAGTTCAAAAAGAAGGTGTACCATTTATAATAGCAATAAACAAAATAGATAAACCTGAAGCAGATTTAGATAGAGTGAAAAAAGAACTATCTGAAATAAATGTCATACCTGAAGATTGGGGTGGAAAGACAATATGTGTTCCAATATCTGCAAAAGAAGGCAAAAATATAAAAGAATTATTAGAAATGATTAATCTTGTAGCTGATATGGAAAATTTACAAGCAGACTCGTCTAGAAAAGCAATTGGAACAATAATAGAATCTCATATAGATAGAAATCAGGGACCGATAGCTTCTGTATTAGTACAAACAGGCACGCTAAATCTTGGTGATGAATTCGTAGCTGGAAATACACATGGAAAAGTAAGGGCAATGGTTGATCATTTAGGACAAAAAATTGAACATGCTACCCCATCAACACCTGTTCAAATTTTAGGATTTAAAAATGCACCTGAAGTAGGAGATGTTTTTAATGCAGATATGTCTCAAAATGAATTAAAAGATATAAGAAAACAAAATACATATCAAATCAACAAAACACAAATGTCTTCTGAAAAAGGTAAGTGTGGTGAAGAATCAGAAAATAAAAGTTCTTTAAATATAATATTAAAATCAGATTTTATAGGATCTCAAGAAGCTATAATGGAGGCAATAAATAAACTTGGAAATATTGAAACAAAAGTAAAAATTGTAAAAACTGGTCTTGGAAATATAAATGATAAAGATATTTTTGATGCTGATGCTACAAAATCTATCATACTAGGATTTCATATAAAAATAGATCAAAATGCCGAACTTATTGCAAAAGAAAAATGCGTAGAAATAAAAAATTACAAAATAATATATAAAATGTTAGAAGACTTGGAAGAAAAAATAAAATCAATGAAATCAGAAGAAACAATAAGAGAACAAATTGGTGAACTATTAATCCTAGCAATATTTAGAGTAATGCCAAATGGAATAATTATAGGTGGAAAAATACAAAAAGGAAAAATAACAAAAGACTCAATTGCAAAAGTTATAAGAAATAATAACTTTATAACTACTGGTAAAATAAAAAGTCTCCAAAGTGGTAAACAAAATGTAAATGAAGTGGTAGAAGGACAAGAATGTGGATTAGAATTTTCAGGAGAAACAACAATAAAAGAAGGTGATATTTTAGAAATATATAATGAAAGAATAATAAATTAA
- a CDS encoding type II secretion system protein: protein MQIYKKDKKQGFTLIELLVVITIIGLLSTLAIFALNSARKKQEMQKELMI from the coding sequence ATGCAAATATACAAAAAAGATAAAAAACAAGGTTTTACTCTTATTGAGTTATTGGTAGTAATAACTATTATTGGGCTACTATCAACTCTTGCTATTTTTGCACTTAATTCTGCAAGAAAAAAGCAAGAGATGCAAAAAGAATTAATGATATAA
- a CDS encoding lysophospholipid acyltransferase family protein — protein MINHVRIAFIFIWTFIMSLVAGLCLVFGGKNRGPRWYNFCGKVWSWVIIHFCCIKLRVYGIEKIKDLKNVIFTPNHMSHFDILFLYLAISGQIRFVFKQELGEIPVFGWVLRRSGNITVDREHLKSSTIKNVVATLELGNNIVMFPEGTRSFDGNLREFKEGPFVLGYMSKAQIVPVTINGSFCIHNKINPNIVNSGFVNVIIHDPISCASSKQNPSKDERKLAIELLRKDAFGAIKKDYIVQKV, from the coding sequence ATGATAAATCATGTAAGAATCGCTTTTATATTCATTTGGACCTTTATTATGTCACTTGTTGCGGGACTTTGTCTTGTATTTGGTGGCAAAAATAGAGGACCGAGATGGTATAATTTCTGTGGCAAAGTTTGGTCCTGGGTTATAATACATTTTTGTTGTATAAAACTCAGAGTTTATGGGATTGAAAAGATAAAAGATTTGAAAAATGTGATTTTTACTCCGAATCATATGTCGCATTTTGATATTCTTTTTTTGTATCTTGCGATCTCAGGGCAAATTAGATTTGTATTCAAACAAGAACTAGGAGAAATTCCAGTTTTTGGTTGGGTACTTCGAAGAAGTGGAAATATTACTGTAGATAGAGAGCATTTAAAATCATCTACCATAAAGAATGTGGTTGCTACATTGGAATTGGGAAATAACATTGTTATGTTCCCAGAAGGAACTAGATCGTTCGATGGTAATTTGCGTGAATTTAAAGAAGGCCCTTTTGTTTTGGGTTATATGTCTAAGGCACAAATAGTACCCGTTACTATCAATGGATCTTTTTGTATTCATAATAAGATAAATCCTAATATTGTGAATTCAGGATTTGTAAACGTAATAATTCATGATCCAATTTCATGTGCTTCAAGTAAACAAAACCCTAGCAAAGATGAGAGAAAGCTGGCCATAGAACTTCTTAGAAAAGATGCTTTTGGGGCAATAAAAAAGGACTATATAGTCCAAAAGGTATAG
- a CDS encoding NlpC/P60 family protein yields the protein MEESMRNYPEDFLSYIISEVGSEKYRNFFVYGVDVLVDGKRSCAKFISEVLKYFDLISFPHATIKSTIKDMENFGWVEVSLENIEPGDIVIYEENENGRNHLGFYIGNGIVVSNSTKERVIKKHHYEFDGNRKIIKVLAYS from the coding sequence ATGGAGGAATCAATGAGAAATTATCCAGAAGATTTTCTGAGCTATATTATTTCTGAAGTTGGTTCAGAGAAATATAGAAATTTCTTTGTATATGGAGTTGATGTATTAGTAGATGGAAAACGTTCCTGTGCAAAATTTATTTCAGAAGTTCTGAAGTACTTTGATTTGATATCTTTTCCGCATGCGACAATTAAGTCAACAATCAAGGATATGGAAAACTTTGGATGGGTGGAAGTTTCACTGGAAAATATTGAACCAGGTGATATAGTGATTTACGAAGAAAATGAAAATGGTCGTAATCATTTAGGGTTCTATATTGGCAATGGAATAGTGGTAAGTAATTCCACAAAAGAACGCGTAATAAAGAAACACCATTACGAGTTTGACGGTAATAGAAAAATTATAAAGGTATTGGCTTATAGCTAG
- a CDS encoding S1 RNA-binding domain-containing protein: MSTKETKEKNNSAFANILEAHDDIRLPQVGDLIDCKVVAVGKNEVVLDYNGILSGVVRGKEVQDEGGVNVDYKLDDLVSATVLDLDNEKGYMELSFRYASHQKAWEDLEKIMKEESIVEAKVIDANKGGLMVKVGNIVGFLPVSQLTTKYYPRVEGGDKSKILSHLKSFIGKAFKTVVIDVDEKESKLIVSQKSAWAEEQKKTLEEYGMGKVIEGKITGVADFGAFVEFGDNLEGLVHISELAWQRIDNPNDVIKVGDKVKAEIISVDDGRISLSMKKLISDPWKDIEKKYKIGGKVKGKVLKINPFGAFIELDKDIHGLAHISELSDHIINSPEDVVVIGETYDFTIINLESKDHRLGLSLKASKIKKEKSEKEVEAHEESTKEDIKDSALEEVENDDKKEQKKKSSKNKE, from the coding sequence ATGAGTACAAAAGAAACAAAAGAGAAAAATAATAGTGCTTTTGCGAATATATTAGAAGCACATGATGATATTAGATTGCCACAAGTAGGAGATCTTATTGATTGTAAGGTAGTTGCTGTTGGTAAAAATGAAGTAGTCTTAGATTACAATGGAATATTGTCTGGTGTTGTAAGAGGAAAAGAAGTGCAAGATGAGGGCGGTGTAAATGTAGATTATAAATTAGATGATTTAGTTTCAGCCACAGTTTTGGATTTGGATAATGAAAAGGGCTATATGGAGCTTTCTTTTAGATATGCAAGTCATCAAAAAGCATGGGAAGATCTTGAAAAAATAATGAAAGAAGAATCTATCGTTGAAGCAAAAGTTATTGATGCAAATAAAGGTGGTCTTATGGTAAAAGTTGGCAATATTGTAGGATTTTTACCAGTTTCACAACTTACTACAAAATATTATCCAAGAGTAGAAGGTGGTGATAAATCAAAAATATTAAGTCATTTGAAAAGTTTTATAGGAAAAGCTTTTAAGACAGTAGTAATAGATGTAGATGAAAAAGAATCAAAACTTATAGTATCTCAAAAATCTGCATGGGCAGAAGAACAAAAGAAGACATTAGAAGAATATGGAATGGGAAAAGTAATAGAAGGAAAAATTACTGGAGTTGCAGATTTTGGAGCTTTTGTAGAATTTGGAGATAATTTAGAAGGTCTCGTTCATATATCAGAATTGGCTTGGCAGAGAATAGATAATCCAAATGATGTAATAAAGGTAGGTGATAAAGTAAAAGCAGAAATAATATCAGTTGATGATGGTAGAATCTCCTTGAGTATGAAAAAACTTATAAGTGATCCATGGAAAGATATAGAGAAAAAATATAAAATTGGTGGAAAAGTAAAAGGCAAGGTTTTGAAAATAAATCCTTTTGGAGCATTTATAGAGCTTGATAAAGATATTCATGGTTTGGCTCATATTTCAGAACTTAGCGATCATATAATAAATAGCCCAGAAGATGTTGTTGTAATAGGTGAGACATATGATTTTACTATTATTAATCTAGAATCAAAAGATCATAGATTGGGATTATCACTCAAAGCTTCAAAAATAAAGAAAGAAAAGTCTGAAAAAGAAGTTGAAGCACATGAAGAATCTACAAAAGAAGACATCAAAGACTCTGCTTTGGAAGAAGTAGAAAATGATGATAAAAAAGAACAAAAAAAGAAGTCTTCAAAAAATAAAGAATAA
- a CDS encoding glycerophosphodiester phosphodiesterase family protein, whose translation MNREKFNFDKNEIVSEGNVDTIFYNEDEINNDRIIDLRNPVDYKTEIEDKDRIMERRDIYFEQVRAIHILRKTFKDIYENEESFEMFCSVYEVNDGLKEDFKSALLSIILTLERSADDILKSKAPLEDYSKFLFNILTEGTGTAITKKDYGDFLNGLMEKEIGLVMKTLKDSRENPVLSHRERGFGKDEASKEGLLNAIKENISELEFDVRLSKDGRIIIHHNVTLGSSANRLEAINDLTWGELQKIELIHGEHLTTLDDFFEMVKKLDNQVTKINIDIKDFDTKMADDILNLIRKNHFEHRVNIVSWFPQTLQYLYEKEPNLHYSMSYFPGLRVIPKLIMGAIEHCPGFLDAIGSFVSRQRQKALANGNAKPQSEFGEFTSHSILLDQNKYWLKLLEEFEKNKKKTVGVHETAIGDLPVDDKFIKIMARVLHGGSLNIKVWGTEMSKLFDGTFGKISALRKFKSEVLSYLSGEDVFKELILKCSENNIKINVYDVGKEDDRTLYKNAYDRPKARELTTLTERKKFMKSYKTLEARKKNKIRDKKLEELKKNPGVMYSSNPDMVTKLDTRISKRSRK comes from the coding sequence ATGAATAGAGAAAAATTTAATTTTGATAAAAATGAAATAGTTTCAGAAGGAAATGTAGATACTATTTTTTATAATGAAGATGAAATAAATAATGATAGAATAATTGATTTAAGAAATCCAGTAGATTATAAAACAGAAATAGAAGATAAAGATAGAATAATGGAAAGACGTGATATTTATTTTGAACAAGTAAGGGCTATACATATTTTGCGAAAGACATTTAAAGATATTTATGAAAATGAAGAAAGTTTTGAAATGTTTTGTTCTGTGTATGAAGTAAATGATGGTTTAAAAGAAGATTTTAAAAGTGCTTTGTTGTCTATAATTTTAACATTAGAAAGATCTGCGGATGATATTTTGAAATCAAAAGCACCACTTGAAGATTATTCAAAATTTTTATTTAATATTTTAACAGAAGGAACTGGTACGGCTATTACAAAAAAAGATTATGGAGATTTTTTAAATGGACTTATGGAAAAAGAGATTGGTCTTGTAATGAAAACTTTGAAAGATAGTAGAGAAAATCCAGTATTATCTCATCGTGAAAGAGGTTTTGGCAAAGACGAGGCTTCTAAAGAAGGACTTCTAAATGCTATAAAGGAAAATATAAGTGAATTAGAATTTGATGTAAGACTTAGTAAGGATGGCAGAATTATTATTCATCATAATGTGACACTTGGTTCATCTGCAAATAGATTGGAAGCTATCAATGATTTAACTTGGGGGGAATTACAAAAAATTGAACTTATACATGGGGAGCATCTAACTACTTTAGATGATTTTTTTGAAATGGTAAAAAAGTTGGATAATCAGGTCACAAAAATAAATATTGATATAAAAGATTTTGATACAAAAATGGCTGATGATATTTTAAATTTAATTAGAAAAAATCATTTTGAACATAGAGTAAATATTGTTTCTTGGTTTCCACAAACACTTCAATATTTATATGAAAAAGAACCAAATTTGCATTATAGTATGAGCTACTTCCCTGGTTTGAGAGTAATTCCTAAATTAATTATGGGTGCTATTGAACATTGCCCAGGATTTTTAGATGCTATAGGATCATTTGTTTCACGACAACGTCAAAAAGCTTTAGCAAATGGCAATGCTAAGCCACAATCAGAGTTTGGTGAATTTACATCACATTCTATATTATTAGATCAAAATAAATATTGGTTAAAACTTTTAGAAGAATTTGAAAAAAATAAAAAAAAGACTGTTGGTGTCCATGAAACAGCAATTGGAGATTTGCCAGTTGATGATAAATTTATAAAAATAATGGCAAGAGTTTTACATGGTGGAAGTCTTAACATAAAAGTTTGGGGAACTGAAATGTCCAAGTTATTTGATGGAACATTTGGTAAAATATCAGCATTAAGAAAATTTAAATCAGAGGTATTATCATATTTGAGTGGAGAAGATGTTTTTAAAGAATTAATTTTAAAATGTTCAGAAAATAATATAAAAATTAATGTATATGATGTAGGAAAAGAAGACGATAGAACTCTTTACAAAAATGCATACGATAGACCTAAGGCAAGAGAACTTACAACACTTACAGAGCGTAAGAAATTTATGAAATCATACAAAACACTAGAGGCACGTAAAAAAAATAAAATAAGAGATAAAAAATTAGAAGAACTCAAAAAGAATCCAGGTGTTATGTATTCTAGTAATCCAGATATGGTAACAAAATTAGACACAAGAATTTCTAAACGTTCAAGAAAATAA
- a CDS encoding CDP-archaeol synthase: MIILKLIWLFLPASIANITASIFRSVNFLNYPIDFGFKFREKPLLGKNKTFRGFLFGVLIAIFCVFLQKFFYASTISISMIDYSNINIVLLGFLLGFGALFGDSFKSFFKRQKNIDSGKSWIPFDQIDWIVGAVIFVSFYVNLSFKDCAIAIIFFGAIHPIFNLIGYVLGFQKNKF, encoded by the coding sequence ATGATTATTTTGAAATTAATTTGGTTATTTTTACCAGCATCAATTGCAAATATAACTGCTTCTATATTTAGATCAGTTAATTTTTTGAATTATCCTATTGATTTTGGGTTCAAATTTAGAGAAAAACCATTATTAGGTAAAAATAAAACATTTAGAGGTTTCTTGTTTGGAGTATTAATAGCAATATTTTGTGTTTTTCTGCAAAAGTTTTTTTATGCAAGTACAATTTCTATTTCAATGATAGATTATTCAAATATTAATATTGTTTTATTGGGTTTTCTGTTAGGATTTGGTGCACTTTTTGGAGATTCTTTTAAGAGTTTTTTTAAGAGACAAAAAAATATTGATTCAGGAAAGTCATGGATTCCATTTGATCAAATTGATTGGATAGTTGGTGCTGTAATTTTTGTAAGTTTTTATGTAAATTTATCTTTTAAAGACTGTGCTATTGCAATAATATTTTTTGGTGCAATTCATCCAATATTTAATTTAATAGGCTATGTTTTAGGTTTTCAAAAAAATAAATTTTGA